Proteins encoded together in one Dechloromonas sp. HYN0024 window:
- a CDS encoding radical SAM protein: MLTTVDHSRDSAGLRYVYPVISRRAGGVSIGINLNPNNACNWACVYCQVEKLTRGGPPPIDLAGLERELSGFLEDLLHGDFMLRQVPPEARHLMDIAFSGNGEPTSAAEFAEAVSVVGTVLERFGQKGKLMLRLITNGSLLHRPDVQSGIRHLAELGGEVWFKMDRAEADEIAEINGVPGHPTKMAKNLEVCAGLAPTWVQTCWFALDGAAPSVASRAAYCRLLAPLAGKLAGVHLYGLARPSLQPAASRLSALPAADLADFAGQIQNETGIRVMVSP; the protein is encoded by the coding sequence ATGCTCACCACAGTTGATCACAGCCGCGACAGTGCCGGCCTGCGTTACGTTTATCCCGTCATCTCGCGCCGGGCCGGCGGCGTGTCGATCGGCATCAACCTCAATCCCAACAATGCCTGCAACTGGGCCTGCGTCTATTGCCAGGTTGAAAAACTGACGCGCGGCGGGCCACCACCAATTGATCTGGCCGGGCTGGAACGAGAGTTGTCCGGTTTTCTTGAGGATCTGCTGCACGGTGATTTCATGCTGCGACAGGTGCCACCGGAGGCAAGGCATTTGATGGATATTGCCTTTTCCGGCAATGGCGAACCGACCAGTGCGGCCGAGTTTGCCGAGGCGGTCAGTGTTGTCGGAACCGTTCTCGAGCGCTTTGGCCAAAAAGGCAAGTTGATGCTGCGTCTGATTACCAACGGCAGCCTGCTGCACCGCCCTGACGTACAGTCAGGTATTCGCCATCTGGCCGAACTGGGCGGCGAGGTCTGGTTCAAGATGGATCGCGCCGAGGCGGACGAAATAGCCGAAATCAATGGCGTGCCGGGTCATCCGACAAAAATGGCAAAAAATCTAGAAGTTTGTGCCGGCTTGGCGCCAACCTGGGTTCAGACCTGCTGGTTTGCACTGGATGGCGCAGCCCCATCGGTGGCATCACGTGCCGCCTATTGCAGGTTGCTGGCACCGCTGGCCGGGAAGTTGGCGGGGGTTCATCTCTATGGCCTGGCAAGGCCGTCGCTGCAGCCCGCTGCGTCTCGGCTGAGTGCGCTGCCGGCGGCGGATCTGGCTGATTTTGCCGGGCAGATACAAAATGAAACAGGCATCCGGGTGATGGTTTCCCCGTGA
- a CDS encoding DNA-binding transcriptional regulator produces the protein MTAVKTIEKIDAREIRRKLGLNQQQFWSTLGVTQSGGSRYESGRNMPKPVRELLRLVHVEQVDIKNIKRDDWEVVEYLKSQEPELFKSLKKSARAHAKKAA, from the coding sequence ATGACCGCTGTGAAAACCATCGAAAAAATCGACGCTCGCGAAATCCGTCGCAAGCTCGGCCTCAACCAGCAACAATTCTGGTCCACCCTGGGCGTCACGCAGAGCGGCGGTTCCCGCTACGAAAGTGGCCGCAACATGCCGAAACCGGTGCGTGAACTGCTCCGCCTGGTCCATGTCGAACAGGTCGACATCAAGAATATCAAGCGCGATGACTGGGAAGTCGTCGAGTACCTCAAGTCTCAGGAACCGGAACTGTTCAAGTCCCTGAAGAAGTCGGCCCGCGCCCACGCCAAAAAGGCCGCCTGA